From the Apus apus isolate bApuApu2 chromosome 4, bApuApu2.pri.cur, whole genome shotgun sequence genome, one window contains:
- the FGFR3 gene encoding fibroblast growth factor receptor 3 isoform X4 gives MSEAGGAAAAALPRRRAGDMRAAWGSVWCLCLAAAVGGIPAGRRGGGAAAERSGGQPAEYLRSETAFLEELVFGSGDTIELSCNTQGSSVSVFWFKDGIGIAPTNRTHIGQKLLKIINVSYDDSGLYSCKPRHSNEVLGNFTVRVTDSPSSGDDEDDDDESEDTGVPFWTRPDKMEKKLLAVPAANTVRFRCPAGGNPTPSIYWLKNGKEFKGEHRIGGIKLRHQQWSLVMESVVPSDRGNYTCVVENKYGNIRHTYQLDVLERSPHRPILQAGLPANQTVVVGSNVEFHCKVYSDAQPHIQWLKHVEVNGSKYGPDGTPYVTVLKTAGVNTTDKELEILYLRNVTFEDAGEYTCLAGNSIGFSHHSAWLTVLPAEELMEMDDSGSVYTGVLSYGIGFVLFILVLVTVVVCRMKMPNKKAMNTPTVQKVSKFPLKRQVTVSLESNSSMNSNTPLVRITRLSSSDGPMLANVSELELPPDPKWELARSRLTLGKPLGEGCFGQVVMAEAIGIDKDKPNKAITVAVKMLKDDATDKDLSDLVSEMEMMKMIGKHKNIINLLGACTQDGPLYVLVEYASKGNLREYLRARRPPGMDYSFDTCKLPEEQLTFKDLVSCAYQVARGMEYLASQKCIHRDLAARNVLVTEDNVMKIADFGLARDVHNIDYYKKTTNGRLPVKWMAPEALFDRVYTHQSDVWSFGVLLWEIFTLGGSPYPGIPVEELFKLLKEGHRMDKPANCTHDLYMIMRECWHAVPSRRPTFKQLVEDLDRVLTVTSTDEYLDLSVPFEQYSPAGQDTHSTCSSGDDSVFAHDLLPDEPCLPKHPPCNGVIRT, from the exons AATACTTGAGGAGCGAGACCGCCTTTCTAGAAGAGTTGGTGTTTGGAAGTGGAGATACCATTGAACTTTCCTGTAACACCCAAGGCTCTTCTGTGTCTGTTTTCTGGTTTAAAGATGGTATTGGGATTGCACCTACCAACAGAACTCATATTGGACAAAAACTGTTGAAGATAATCAATGTATCCTATGATGACTCAGGACTGTACAGTTGCAAGCCAAGGCATTCCAACGAGGTCCTGGGAAACTTTACAGTCAGAGTTACAG ATTCCCCTTCATCGGgtgatgatgaagatgatgacGATGAGTCAGAAGATACag GTGTCCCCTTCTGGACCCGGCCAGATAAGATGGAGAAGAAGCTGCTGGCAGTTCCTGCCGCCAACACGGTTCGCTTCCGATGTCCGGCAGGTGGAAACCCAACTCCTTCCATCTACTGGCTGAAAAATGGCAAGGAGTTCAAGGGAGAGCACAGGATTGGGGGCATCAAG CTGCGACACCAGCAGTGGAGCTTGGTGATGGAGAGTGTTGTGCCGTCAGACCGAGGGAATTACACCTGTGTTGTGGAGAACAAATATGGCAATATCAGACACACGTACCAGCTTGATGTATTAG aaaggtcACCCCACCGACCAATCCTACAAGCAGGGCTCCCTGCCAACCAGACCGTGGTGGTAGGGAGCAATGTGGAGTTTCACTGCAAGGTCTACAGTGATGCCCAGCCTCACATCCAGTGGCTGAAACATGTGGAAGTCAACGGCAGCAAATATGGACCCGATGGAACGCCCTATGTCACAGTGTTGAAG acGGCAGGTGTTAACACAACGGATAAGGAGCTAGAGATTCTGTACTTGCGAAATGTTACTTTTGAGGATGCTGGGGAATATACTTGTCTCGCAGGGAATTCTATTGGGTTCTCACATCACTCTGCTTGGCTGACGGTGCTACCAG CAGAGGAGCTCATGGAAATGGATGATTCAGGCTCAGTGTACACTGGCGTTCTCAGTTACGGCATTGGCTTTGTTCTCTTCATCCTTGTGCTGGTCACTGTGGTTGTCTGCAGGATGAAAAtgccaaacaaaaaagccatgAACACCCCCACTGTACAGAAAGTCTCCAAATTTCCACTCAAGAGACAGGTAACAG TGTCGTTGGAGTCCAACTCTTCCATGAATTCCAACACGCCCCTGGTCCGGATCACGCGTCTCTCCTCCAGCGACGGGCCGATGCTGGCCAACGTCTCTGAGCTGGAACTGCCTCCTGATCCTAAGTGGGAATTGGCACGCTCTCG cctgaccttgggGAAGCCGCTCGGTGAAGGGTGTTTTGGCCAAGTGGTGATGGCAGAAGCAATTGGGATTGATAAGGACAAGCCAAACAAGGCCATCACAGTTGCTGTCAAGATGTTAAAAG ATGATGCCACAGACAAGGACCTTTCTGACCTGGTCTCTGAGATGGAAATGATGAAAATGATTGGGAAGCACAAAAACATTATTAACCTCCTGGGTGCCTGTACGCAGGACG GACCACTCTACGTGTTGGTGGAATACGCCTCGAAGGGGAACTTGCGGGAATACCTCAGGGCACGTCGCCCACCTGGCATGGACTATTCCTTCGACACCTGCAAGCTGCCCGAGGAGCAGCTGACATTTAAAGACTTGGTTTCCTGTGCCTACCAGGTGGCCCGGGGCATGGAGTACTTGGCATCTCAGAAA TGCATTCATCGCGACTTGGCAGCCAGGAACGTGTTAGTCACTGAAGACAATGTGATGAAAATAGCTGATTTTGGCCTCGCTAGGGACGTTCACAACATCGACTATTACAAGAAAACCACCAAT GGTCGGCTGCCTGTGAAATGGATGGCTCCAGAAGCCTTGTTTGACCGGGTCTATACTCACCAGAGTGATGT CTGGTCTTTTGGAGTGCTACTATGGGAGATCTTCACTTTGGGAGGGTCTCCATACCCTGGAATTCCCGTTGAGGAACTCTTCAAACTCTTGAAGGAAGGCCATCGAATGGACAAACCTGCAAACTGCACCCATGATTT GTACATGATCATGCGGGAGTGCTGGCACGCTGTCCCCTCACGGCGACCCACTTTCAAGCAGCTGGTGGAAGATCTGGACAGGGTCCTCACTGTGACGTCCACCGAC GAGTACCTGGACCTCTCGGTGCCCTTCGAGCAGTACTCACCAGCCGGCCAGGACACCCACAGCACCTGCTCCTCAGGAGATGACTCAGTCTTTGCACATGACCTGCTGCCCGatgagccctgcctgcccaagCACCCCCCCTGCAATGGTGTCATCCGGACGTGA
- the FGFR3 gene encoding fibroblast growth factor receptor 3 isoform X2: MSEAGGAAAAALPRRRAGDMRAAWGSVWCLCLAAAVGGIPAGRRGGGAAAERSGGQPAEYLRSETAFLEELVFGSGDTIELSCNTQGSSVSVFWFKDGIGIAPTNRTHIGQKLLKIINVSYDDSGLYSCKPRHSNEVLGNFTVRVTDSPSSGDDEDDDDESEDTGVPFWTRPDKMEKKLLAVPAANTVRFRCPAGGNPTPSIYWLKNGKEFKGEHRIGGIKLRHQQWSLVMESVVPSDRGNYTCVVENKYGNIRHTYQLDVLERSPHRPILQAGLPANQTVVVGSNVEFHCKVYSDAQPHIQWLKHVEVNGSKYGPDGTPYVTVLKSWISKNAEADANLNLFNVTEQDEGEYLCRANNFVGIAEKPFWLHIRKPKPAEELMEMDDSGSVYTGVLSYGIGFVLFILVLVTVVVCRMKMPNKKAMNTPTVQKVSKFPLKRQQVSLESNSSMNSNTPLVRITRLSSSDGPMLANVSELELPPDPKWELARSRLTLGKPLGEGCFGQVVMAEAIGIDKDKPNKAITVAVKMLKDDATDKDLSDLVSEMEMMKMIGKHKNIINLLGACTQDGPLYVLVEYASKGNLREYLRARRPPGMDYSFDTCKLPEEQLTFKDLVSCAYQVARGMEYLASQKCIHRDLAARNVLVTEDNVMKIADFGLARDVHNIDYYKKTTNGRLPVKWMAPEALFDRVYTHQSDVWSFGVLLWEIFTLGGSPYPGIPVEELFKLLKEGHRMDKPANCTHDLYMIMRECWHAVPSRRPTFKQLVEDLDRVLTVTSTDEYLDLSVPFEQYSPAGQDTHSTCSSGDDSVFAHDLLPDEPCLPKHPPCNGVIRT, from the exons AATACTTGAGGAGCGAGACCGCCTTTCTAGAAGAGTTGGTGTTTGGAAGTGGAGATACCATTGAACTTTCCTGTAACACCCAAGGCTCTTCTGTGTCTGTTTTCTGGTTTAAAGATGGTATTGGGATTGCACCTACCAACAGAACTCATATTGGACAAAAACTGTTGAAGATAATCAATGTATCCTATGATGACTCAGGACTGTACAGTTGCAAGCCAAGGCATTCCAACGAGGTCCTGGGAAACTTTACAGTCAGAGTTACAG ATTCCCCTTCATCGGgtgatgatgaagatgatgacGATGAGTCAGAAGATACag GTGTCCCCTTCTGGACCCGGCCAGATAAGATGGAGAAGAAGCTGCTGGCAGTTCCTGCCGCCAACACGGTTCGCTTCCGATGTCCGGCAGGTGGAAACCCAACTCCTTCCATCTACTGGCTGAAAAATGGCAAGGAGTTCAAGGGAGAGCACAGGATTGGGGGCATCAAG CTGCGACACCAGCAGTGGAGCTTGGTGATGGAGAGTGTTGTGCCGTCAGACCGAGGGAATTACACCTGTGTTGTGGAGAACAAATATGGCAATATCAGACACACGTACCAGCTTGATGTATTAG aaaggtcACCCCACCGACCAATCCTACAAGCAGGGCTCCCTGCCAACCAGACCGTGGTGGTAGGGAGCAATGTGGAGTTTCACTGCAAGGTCTACAGTGATGCCCAGCCTCACATCCAGTGGCTGAAACATGTGGAAGTCAACGGCAGCAAATATGGACCCGATGGAACGCCCTATGTCACAGTGTTGAAG TCTTGGATCAGTAAAAACGCTGAAGCCGATGCTAACCTAAATCTGTTCAATGTGACAGAACAAGATGAAGGAGAATATCTGTGTAGAGCCAACAATTTCGTAGGCATAGCCGAAAAACCATTTTGGCTCCACATTCGCAAACCAAAACCAG CAGAGGAGCTCATGGAAATGGATGATTCAGGCTCAGTGTACACTGGCGTTCTCAGTTACGGCATTGGCTTTGTTCTCTTCATCCTTGTGCTGGTCACTGTGGTTGTCTGCAGGATGAAAAtgccaaacaaaaaagccatgAACACCCCCACTGTACAGAAAGTCTCCAAATTTCCACTCAAGAGACAG CAGGTGTCGTTGGAGTCCAACTCTTCCATGAATTCCAACACGCCCCTGGTCCGGATCACGCGTCTCTCCTCCAGCGACGGGCCGATGCTGGCCAACGTCTCTGAGCTGGAACTGCCTCCTGATCCTAAGTGGGAATTGGCACGCTCTCG cctgaccttgggGAAGCCGCTCGGTGAAGGGTGTTTTGGCCAAGTGGTGATGGCAGAAGCAATTGGGATTGATAAGGACAAGCCAAACAAGGCCATCACAGTTGCTGTCAAGATGTTAAAAG ATGATGCCACAGACAAGGACCTTTCTGACCTGGTCTCTGAGATGGAAATGATGAAAATGATTGGGAAGCACAAAAACATTATTAACCTCCTGGGTGCCTGTACGCAGGACG GACCACTCTACGTGTTGGTGGAATACGCCTCGAAGGGGAACTTGCGGGAATACCTCAGGGCACGTCGCCCACCTGGCATGGACTATTCCTTCGACACCTGCAAGCTGCCCGAGGAGCAGCTGACATTTAAAGACTTGGTTTCCTGTGCCTACCAGGTGGCCCGGGGCATGGAGTACTTGGCATCTCAGAAA TGCATTCATCGCGACTTGGCAGCCAGGAACGTGTTAGTCACTGAAGACAATGTGATGAAAATAGCTGATTTTGGCCTCGCTAGGGACGTTCACAACATCGACTATTACAAGAAAACCACCAAT GGTCGGCTGCCTGTGAAATGGATGGCTCCAGAAGCCTTGTTTGACCGGGTCTATACTCACCAGAGTGATGT CTGGTCTTTTGGAGTGCTACTATGGGAGATCTTCACTTTGGGAGGGTCTCCATACCCTGGAATTCCCGTTGAGGAACTCTTCAAACTCTTGAAGGAAGGCCATCGAATGGACAAACCTGCAAACTGCACCCATGATTT GTACATGATCATGCGGGAGTGCTGGCACGCTGTCCCCTCACGGCGACCCACTTTCAAGCAGCTGGTGGAAGATCTGGACAGGGTCCTCACTGTGACGTCCACCGAC GAGTACCTGGACCTCTCGGTGCCCTTCGAGCAGTACTCACCAGCCGGCCAGGACACCCACAGCACCTGCTCCTCAGGAGATGACTCAGTCTTTGCACATGACCTGCTGCCCGatgagccctgcctgcccaagCACCCCCCCTGCAATGGTGTCATCCGGACGTGA